Proteins from one Dromiciops gliroides isolate mDroGli1 chromosome 6, mDroGli1.pri, whole genome shotgun sequence genomic window:
- the LOC122731645 gene encoding olfactory receptor 10AG1-like isoform X1 — translation MAHIVQSKTNLTIVIEFILLGFSDLPKLQGFLFGIFFVIYMIILMGNVLIIVITQVDPALQTPMYFFLGNFSFLEICYTSVTLPRILMNLWTQNRHISFAACAVQLCIFLILGLTECFLLAVMACDRYVAICKPLYYPLIMNHKVCTRLVAGAWISAIPVVIILAYQIFSLPFCGSNKLNHIFCDIHPLLKLACGDTSLNELSVYIDGVLFGMAPFLLILGSYIKIITTILKLPSATGRHKAFSTCSSHLMVVGLFFGSALIMYVRPKSSHSAGIDRILSIFYTIVTPMFNPMIYSLRNKDVICALKKLILK, via the exons atggccCATATAGTCCAGTCCA aaacaaaTCTCACAATTGTGATAGAATTCATTCTCCTGGGATTTTCTGACCTTCCCAAGCTCCAAGGCTTTCTATTCggaattttctttgtaatctataTGATTATCTTAATGGGAAATGTCCTCATCATTGTCATAACCCAGGTTGATCCAGCTCTTCAAACCCCTATGTATTTTTTCCTTGGAAACTTTTCCTTCTTGGAGATTTGCTACACATCAGTCACTCTTCCCAGAATCTTGATGAACCTTTGGACTCAAAACAGACATATTTCTTTTGCAGCATGTGCTGTTCAACTTTGTATTTTCCTTATTCTGGGGTTAACTGAGTGTTTTCTATTGGCGGTTATGGCATGTGATCGTTATGTAGCTATCTGTAAGCCTCTGTATTATCCTCTTATTATGAATCACAAAGTGTGTACCAGGCTAGTAGCTGGTGCATGGATAAGTGCAATCCCAGTTGTGATCATACTGGCATACCAGATTTTCTCCCTGCCCTTCTGTGGTTCTAACAAACTCAATCATATTTTTTGTGATATTCATCCTCTACTGAAGCTGGCCTGTGGGGACACGTCTCTTAATGAGCTATCTGTCTATATTGATGGTGTCCTATTTGGCATGGCTCCCTTTCTCCTGATACTTGGGTCTTATATCAAAATCATCACCACCATCCTGAAGCTACCATCAGCCACGGGAAGACACAAAGCTTTTTCCACTTGTTCTTCCCACCTCATGGTTGTTGGCCTATTCTTTGGTTCTGCTCTCATTATGTATGTGCGTCCTAAGTCTAGTCATTCAGCAGGAATAGACAGGATTCTCTCAATTTTCTACACCATTGTAACACCAATGTTTAACCCCATGATATATAGCCTAAGAAACAAAGATGTTATTTGTGCTCTGAAAAAATTAATACTTAAGTGA
- the LOC122731645 gene encoding olfactory receptor 10AG1-like isoform X2 — MEETNLTIVIEFILLGFSDLPKLQGFLFGIFFVIYMIILMGNVLIIVITQVDPALQTPMYFFLGNFSFLEICYTSVTLPRILMNLWTQNRHISFAACAVQLCIFLILGLTECFLLAVMACDRYVAICKPLYYPLIMNHKVCTRLVAGAWISAIPVVIILAYQIFSLPFCGSNKLNHIFCDIHPLLKLACGDTSLNELSVYIDGVLFGMAPFLLILGSYIKIITTILKLPSATGRHKAFSTCSSHLMVVGLFFGSALIMYVRPKSSHSAGIDRILSIFYTIVTPMFNPMIYSLRNKDVICALKKLILK; from the coding sequence atggaagaaacaaaTCTCACAATTGTGATAGAATTCATTCTCCTGGGATTTTCTGACCTTCCCAAGCTCCAAGGCTTTCTATTCggaattttctttgtaatctataTGATTATCTTAATGGGAAATGTCCTCATCATTGTCATAACCCAGGTTGATCCAGCTCTTCAAACCCCTATGTATTTTTTCCTTGGAAACTTTTCCTTCTTGGAGATTTGCTACACATCAGTCACTCTTCCCAGAATCTTGATGAACCTTTGGACTCAAAACAGACATATTTCTTTTGCAGCATGTGCTGTTCAACTTTGTATTTTCCTTATTCTGGGGTTAACTGAGTGTTTTCTATTGGCGGTTATGGCATGTGATCGTTATGTAGCTATCTGTAAGCCTCTGTATTATCCTCTTATTATGAATCACAAAGTGTGTACCAGGCTAGTAGCTGGTGCATGGATAAGTGCAATCCCAGTTGTGATCATACTGGCATACCAGATTTTCTCCCTGCCCTTCTGTGGTTCTAACAAACTCAATCATATTTTTTGTGATATTCATCCTCTACTGAAGCTGGCCTGTGGGGACACGTCTCTTAATGAGCTATCTGTCTATATTGATGGTGTCCTATTTGGCATGGCTCCCTTTCTCCTGATACTTGGGTCTTATATCAAAATCATCACCACCATCCTGAAGCTACCATCAGCCACGGGAAGACACAAAGCTTTTTCCACTTGTTCTTCCCACCTCATGGTTGTTGGCCTATTCTTTGGTTCTGCTCTCATTATGTATGTGCGTCCTAAGTCTAGTCATTCAGCAGGAATAGACAGGATTCTCTCAATTTTCTACACCATTGTAACACCAATGTTTAACCCCATGATATATAGCCTAAGAAACAAAGATGTTATTTGTGCTCTGAAAAAATTAATACTTAAGTGA